A region of Paenibacillus sp. 37 DNA encodes the following proteins:
- a CDS encoding pilus assembly protein has product MDKQQHYEKESAQMQTRLIRIIRLQRLESLKKQICSPKREQGSMVLEASLVLPVFLFFIMFLIFIVQMTLISTALQSTAGEAVKQLSTKIYPVSLAFTPSDSAGGEGSGGGWKIPELSLTEWAEGYASSLPEPLSDWVRSAAASGEQPLQEIKTSVLETVLDPTVKPLLQPFIEPTLLNMESVHVNGISIPDLKNKTNPYFRLELSYELPIKVPFLSKPLRIQAAAAERVWIGDTGEGSDGSAGDGDTAGSATVLSKPDPAYIGNNATIKVKVEPGATANLTIFYKSGESSAKHIGWASADENGIIEWNWFVGTRTTEGTWSFVVETGDGAKTETTFNVASRK; this is encoded by the coding sequence ATGGACAAGCAGCAACATTATGAAAAAGAAAGCGCACAAATGCAGACCCGTTTAATAAGAATAATCAGATTGCAGCGTTTGGAGTCTCTCAAAAAGCAGATATGTTCTCCGAAAAGGGAACAGGGCAGTATGGTTCTGGAAGCTTCACTGGTGTTACCTGTCTTTCTGTTCTTTATCATGTTTCTCATCTTCATAGTGCAGATGACTCTAATCTCCACAGCGTTACAAAGCACAGCGGGTGAAGCGGTGAAGCAGTTATCAACGAAAATATATCCCGTTTCCCTTGCATTCACACCTTCTGATTCTGCCGGAGGAGAAGGTTCTGGAGGGGGTTGGAAGATACCAGAGTTATCTCTGACGGAATGGGCAGAAGGTTATGCTTCTTCTCTACCCGAGCCATTAAGTGATTGGGTACGTTCAGCGGCGGCCAGTGGTGAACAGCCACTACAGGAGATCAAGACATCCGTCTTGGAAACCGTACTTGATCCCACGGTAAAACCGCTGCTTCAACCATTTATCGAGCCAACGCTGCTGAACATGGAAAGTGTTCATGTGAATGGTATTTCAATACCAGATCTCAAAAACAAAACAAATCCATATTTCCGACTTGAACTGAGTTATGAATTGCCTATAAAAGTCCCCTTTCTCAGTAAACCGCTTCGGATTCAGGCTGCTGCGGCAGAACGGGTATGGATTGGAGATACCGGAGAAGGATCGGATGGCAGTGCAGGAGACGGGGATACTGCGGGTTCAGCAACGGTACTGTCGAAGCCTGACCCGGCTTACATAGGCAACAATGCAACGATCAAGGTGAAGGTAGAACCAGGAGCGACAGCCAACTTAACGATATTTTACAAGTCAGGTGAAAGTTCTGCGAAGCACATCGGCTGGGCGAGCGCAGATGAGAATGGAATTATTGAATGGAACTGGTTTGTTGGTACTCGGACAACAGAAGGAACATGGAGTTTTGTTGTTGAGACAGGAGACGGTGCCAAGACGGAGACTACGTTTAATGTGGCCTCCAGGAAATAA
- a CDS encoding prepilin peptidase: MEVEWFYIACGLYIIAAFTTDIRSMKIPNRLTLPVTVAGVLAHIIWGGWDGFLFSAAGFAAGFGILFLMYAIGAVGAGDVKLFGGIGAWTGFAFGIHVIIYSVLYAGAIGLVILLFRKDSAKRIRGMAGSLAGFFMLGSLKLVNKEKTLKFPFMLAVLPGFITVLVSGVFH, encoded by the coding sequence ATGGAGGTGGAGTGGTTCTACATTGCCTGTGGCCTATACATTATTGCAGCTTTTACTACTGACATTCGATCCATGAAAATTCCAAATCGATTGACTTTACCCGTGACTGTTGCAGGCGTATTGGCCCATATCATATGGGGAGGGTGGGATGGTTTCTTGTTCTCAGCCGCTGGATTTGCAGCAGGTTTTGGCATTTTGTTTCTGATGTATGCGATTGGGGCGGTAGGAGCAGGAGATGTGAAATTGTTTGGTGGGATTGGGGCATGGACGGGGTTTGCTTTTGGCATTCATGTGATTATTTACTCTGTTTTGTACGCGGGCGCAATTGGTCTAGTAATACTTCTATTCCGTAAAGATTCAGCAAAACGAATTCGAGGCATGGCAGGTAGTCTTGCAGGTTTTTTCATGCTCGGTTCGCTCAAGCTGGTAAATAAAGAGAAGACATTGAAATTTCCATTTATGCTGGCGGTGTTACCTGGATTTATCACGGTCCTTGTCTCAGGAGTTTTCCATTAA
- a CDS encoding DUF6382 domain-containing protein, producing MYGLTRDFIRNGGAFMVLEKGDGLRMEELSRVQMGMLSSNQIPRLLPVHIREVDRNVTLQYDISGYKMLSQMLKSSKIKLRVLYGLLFQLADAFTECRQYMLEPRKLLIQEEYLFFKGSFEQGELGIVYVPIMDTVEVDRTPQQFRELVIRLMAHVQELQGEGIQRVLQLCDNERWDIRQLRELLLELYADEQENGGGAAFLSYRTSEAPNDSRGDLHSSISERDSRLVTGSSRPYQPGPPVQNASVGTGPNFLQPQKTSESEVEDIPVRSRTFSGRRSPEQSSLESSNDMDQGRSNPYDSIERVDMEVEEKPGSSKVTYIILGCMVAMALVWRFIYMEQPGQTQMILCMVLSLGLFGVAGWTWKRKGSTHNDSENKRSFSFSLGKNKGKQTEEDEEQFQESWRWNTADRKEERINKTVASASEGGSEHSRFQSLHMTPEHSDPPFVQRHVETVASTSELIRQNAIAEATVNLQNLSGGIVTGAGPVLPSFYLERRSGTGDQHERMDVQGASFVIGRSADMVQWVDTATGVSRAHVELSRNKSGYVIKDLGSVNGTILQGNILAPYKEYPLADGDTFTLAESVYTYRSVG from the coding sequence ATGTATGGATTAACGAGAGATTTTATTCGTAACGGCGGAGCGTTCATGGTTTTGGAGAAAGGTGACGGGTTACGAATGGAGGAATTGAGCCGGGTACAGATGGGGATGTTATCCTCCAATCAAATTCCGCGACTTCTTCCTGTTCATATTCGGGAAGTCGATCGAAATGTAACTTTGCAGTACGACATATCAGGGTACAAGATGTTATCCCAGATGTTAAAGTCAAGCAAAATCAAGTTGCGTGTTCTGTATGGTTTGTTGTTCCAACTAGCTGATGCTTTCACGGAATGCCGGCAATATATGCTGGAGCCTCGTAAATTATTGATCCAGGAAGAGTACTTGTTCTTCAAAGGTTCATTCGAACAGGGCGAGCTTGGGATTGTATATGTACCGATCATGGATACGGTTGAAGTTGATCGAACGCCTCAGCAATTCCGTGAGCTGGTGATCAGGCTGATGGCACATGTGCAGGAACTGCAGGGAGAAGGCATTCAGCGTGTTCTGCAGTTATGTGACAACGAGCGCTGGGATATCAGACAGTTGCGCGAGCTTCTGCTGGAATTATACGCTGACGAGCAAGAGAATGGAGGAGGCGCAGCATTTCTCTCGTACAGAACTTCGGAAGCACCCAATGATTCAAGAGGTGATCTTCATTCGTCGATTTCTGAGCGAGATAGCAGGCTAGTCACTGGTTCTTCTCGGCCATATCAACCCGGTCCTCCCGTTCAAAATGCTAGTGTGGGGACTGGGCCAAATTTCCTTCAGCCGCAGAAAACGAGTGAATCCGAGGTTGAAGACATTCCGGTGAGATCTCGAACCTTTTCAGGCAGGCGCTCACCTGAGCAATCTTCATTAGAGAGCTCAAACGACATGGATCAGGGACGAAGTAACCCATATGATTCGATAGAGCGTGTTGATATGGAGGTGGAGGAAAAGCCTGGTTCTTCAAAAGTAACCTATATCATATTGGGCTGCATGGTTGCCATGGCATTGGTATGGAGATTTATTTACATGGAGCAACCGGGACAGACGCAGATGATCCTGTGCATGGTACTCAGCCTTGGCTTGTTTGGTGTAGCAGGATGGACGTGGAAGCGTAAGGGAAGCACTCATAATGACTCAGAGAATAAGCGGTCTTTTTCATTCAGTTTAGGTAAGAACAAAGGCAAGCAAACGGAAGAGGACGAGGAACAATTTCAGGAAAGTTGGCGCTGGAATACAGCTGATAGGAAAGAGGAACGCATAAACAAAACGGTTGCATCCGCCTCAGAAGGTGGTAGCGAGCATTCCCGTTTTCAAAGTCTACATATGACACCTGAACACTCTGATCCACCGTTCGTTCAGCGCCATGTGGAAACGGTAGCTTCAACTTCAGAGCTAATTCGACAGAATGCAATTGCGGAGGCAACCGTGAATTTGCAGAATCTGAGTGGAGGAATTGTTACAGGGGCAGGCCCGGTATTGCCATCATTTTATCTTGAACGAAGATCTGGCACCGGTGACCAACATGAACGGATGGATGTGCAGGGAGCATCTTTTGTCATCGGAAGATCAGCAGATATGGTTCAGTGGGTCGATACAGCGACCGGTGTGTCCCGTGCTCATGTGGAATTGAGCCGGAACAAATCGGGCTATGTCATTAAGGATCTGGGTTCAGTGAATGGGACCATTCTTCAGGGTAATATTCTTGCTCCGTATAAGGAGTATCCCTTGGCGGATGGAGACACATTTACACTAGCGGAATCTGTTTACACTTATCGGTCGGTTGGATAA
- a CDS encoding TIGR01777 family oxidoreductase, with protein MKIAICGGTGFVGGALVDYWLQAGHHVKVITRKLPDLHNPSKNLTYISWEQVEEQPHLLEGMDALVNLAGETLNQRWTTKAKLEIVESRVTTVARVARLVESLEQKPEVVVQASAMAIYGTSPNETFDESSPQKSMNFPSRVSEQWEVAADAIKNVRLVKIRVSLVLGHKRGAFPLMKLPYMLGVGGKIGSGKQWTSWIHIMDIVRLIDFSIQNKQVSGPVNASSPNPVTNDEFGRTVGKVYHRPHWFPVPSFLIKTLVGELSVVLLQGQRVIPQKALDHGFQFTFPTLTQALEDLKHRGLSD; from the coding sequence ATGAAAATTGCCATTTGTGGAGGTACCGGATTTGTGGGAGGAGCACTTGTAGATTACTGGCTGCAAGCCGGGCACCATGTGAAAGTTATTACACGTAAACTGCCTGACTTGCATAATCCAAGTAAAAATCTTACATATATATCGTGGGAACAAGTCGAAGAACAACCTCACTTGCTGGAAGGTATGGACGCTCTCGTTAACCTTGCCGGAGAAACGCTGAATCAACGTTGGACAACCAAGGCGAAGCTGGAAATTGTTGAATCCAGGGTCACGACCGTAGCGCGGGTAGCCCGATTGGTAGAATCCCTGGAACAAAAGCCGGAAGTGGTCGTTCAGGCTTCTGCCATGGCCATCTATGGAACCTCTCCTAACGAAACCTTTGACGAAAGCAGTCCGCAAAAATCCATGAATTTCCCGTCCCGGGTCTCGGAACAATGGGAAGTCGCTGCAGATGCAATCAAAAATGTAAGACTCGTTAAAATCCGGGTAAGTCTGGTTCTTGGACATAAAAGAGGTGCTTTTCCATTGATGAAACTTCCTTATATGCTGGGTGTTGGTGGCAAGATCGGCAGTGGCAAGCAATGGACTAGCTGGATTCACATTATGGATATCGTAAGACTCATTGATTTTAGCATTCAAAATAAACAAGTGTCAGGTCCGGTCAATGCTTCCTCCCCGAACCCTGTCACCAATGATGAATTCGGACGCACAGTGGGCAAGGTGTATCATCGCCCTCACTGGTTCCCTGTACCCAGCTTCTTAATTAAAACCTTAGTTGGTGAACTATCCGTTGTTCTGCTTCAGGGGCAGAGAGTCATTCCGCAAAAAGCTCTCGACCACGGATTTCAATTCACTTTCCCTACCTTAACCCAGGCACTGGAAGATCTGAAGCACCGCGGCTTATCTGACTGA
- a CDS encoding DUF2621 domain-containing protein — protein sequence MIFDSYAMILTSNSPSNWFMNTIAFWTFLLLGSMCIGGFFMMRKFLKVLPKADGKSKLDWQNYWVETSRHLWTDEAKAFLDQLVEPVPGPFRDIAKHSIAAEIGKIAVEDNATEVSRDHCIKGYIIATPKRDNKFLVKFLEKNKIDYSPYQHLIK from the coding sequence ATGATTTTCGACTCCTACGCGATGATACTGACCAGCAATTCCCCTAGCAATTGGTTTATGAATACAATCGCATTCTGGACTTTTTTATTGCTTGGCAGCATGTGTATCGGTGGATTCTTCATGATGCGCAAGTTTTTGAAAGTGCTACCAAAAGCAGACGGCAAGTCCAAACTGGATTGGCAAAACTATTGGGTTGAAACCAGCCGTCACTTATGGACAGATGAAGCCAAAGCTTTTTTGGATCAACTAGTGGAGCCTGTTCCCGGGCCATTTCGAGACATCGCCAAACATTCCATTGCTGCAGAGATCGGTAAGATTGCAGTTGAAGACAATGCCACAGAAGTATCGAGAGATCATTGCATCAAAGGATACATTATTGCCACACCGAAGCGGGATAATAAGTTTTTGGTCAAATTTTTGGAGAAAAACAAAATCGATTATTCCCCTTATCAACATTTGATTAAATAA
- a CDS encoding deoxyribonuclease IV, with translation MLKIGSHVSFSDKGLLSATKEASSYGSSSFMIYTGAPQNTRRKPIESMYIEEGKLAMQEGGMEDIVVHAPYIINLGSYKDNTYRLAVDFLQEEIRRTHAIGVKNIVLHPGAFTDKDAHYGIGRIAEGLNEVLEGVKETDVNIALETMAGKGTEMGRSFEEIAQIIEKVTYNERLTVCMDTCHIHDAGYDIVNDFDGVLEQFDRTVGLDRIAVMHINDSKNAVGAHKDRHTPIGSGWIGFEAINRIVNHEKLQGRPFILETPWIGKEAKTQRPMYEVEIALLRGDVAGRFGQEFLTEVEQLQHFFKGKEIESRSYILDVWTLLKNDAKAKKADPREPLERLYDMVTEAALFPHLNEEQLNHRLIAWLAG, from the coding sequence ATGCTGAAAATCGGCTCCCACGTGTCCTTTTCGGACAAGGGATTATTGAGTGCAACGAAGGAAGCGTCCTCGTACGGTTCCAGTTCGTTTATGATATATACGGGTGCACCACAGAATACACGTCGCAAGCCAATTGAATCCATGTATATTGAAGAAGGCAAGCTTGCCATGCAAGAGGGTGGAATGGAAGATATCGTTGTCCATGCACCGTACATTATTAATCTTGGCTCATACAAAGACAACACGTATAGACTCGCTGTAGATTTCCTTCAGGAAGAGATCCGTCGTACACATGCCATTGGTGTCAAAAACATCGTATTACATCCCGGTGCTTTTACAGATAAAGATGCCCACTATGGAATCGGACGGATCGCAGAAGGGTTGAATGAAGTGCTGGAAGGTGTGAAAGAGACAGATGTGAACATCGCTCTGGAAACCATGGCTGGCAAAGGTACGGAGATGGGTCGCAGTTTCGAAGAGATCGCCCAGATTATCGAGAAAGTAACGTATAACGAACGCCTGACTGTGTGTATGGATACATGCCACATTCACGATGCCGGATACGATATCGTTAACGATTTTGACGGTGTATTGGAACAATTCGATCGCACTGTAGGACTTGACCGCATTGCCGTAATGCATATTAATGATAGTAAGAATGCTGTGGGTGCGCACAAGGACCGTCATACTCCAATTGGCTCTGGCTGGATTGGGTTTGAAGCGATTAACCGCATTGTTAACCATGAGAAGCTTCAAGGACGTCCATTTATTCTGGAGACACCTTGGATTGGCAAAGAGGCCAAGACACAGCGTCCAATGTATGAGGTGGAGATTGCGTTGCTTCGTGGGGATGTTGCTGGTCGATTCGGCCAGGAATTCCTGACAGAAGTAGAACAATTGCAACATTTTTTCAAAGGTAAAGAGATCGAGTCCCGTTCGTATATTCTGGATGTGTGGACGTTGCTCAAAAATGATGCCAAAGCCAAAAAGGCAGACCCGCGCGAACCGCTGGAACGCCTCTATGACATGGTGACTGAAGCTGCGTTGTTCCCACATTTGAATGAAGAACAACTGAATCATCGCTTGATTGCATGGCTTGCGGGTTAA
- the purU gene encoding formyltetrahydrofolate deformylase, with translation MEIHAKQVRPDSKNRADRARMLISCPDGPGIVAAVSHFLHQHGANIVQSDQYTMDPAGGMFFMRIEFDLPQLLVNLPKLEADFAEVASRFQMEWTLSAVSRKKKLAIFVSKEDHCLVELLWQWQAGDLDADIALVVSNHLDMKDYVESFGIPYHHIPVTADTKKEAEQRQLDVIGNDVDVIILARYMQIISPMFIEHYRNRIINIHHSFLPAFVGGKPYAQAYNRGVKIIGATAHYVTEELDGGPIIEQDVQRVSHGDDVTELKRIGRTIERVVLARAVKWHVEDRVLVYENKTVVF, from the coding sequence ATGGAGATCCACGCTAAACAAGTACGCCCTGATTCTAAAAACCGCGCCGACCGTGCGCGCATGCTCATTTCCTGTCCGGATGGTCCAGGAATTGTAGCTGCGGTATCTCATTTCCTGCACCAGCATGGTGCGAACATTGTTCAGTCGGACCAGTACACCATGGACCCTGCTGGCGGCATGTTCTTTATGCGAATTGAGTTTGATCTTCCGCAATTGTTGGTCAATTTGCCGAAACTGGAAGCTGATTTTGCAGAAGTGGCAAGCCGTTTCCAAATGGAATGGACGTTATCTGCGGTTAGCCGCAAGAAGAAACTGGCTATCTTTGTATCCAAAGAAGATCATTGTCTGGTTGAATTGTTGTGGCAATGGCAGGCAGGCGACCTGGATGCAGATATTGCGCTTGTGGTCAGCAACCATCTGGACATGAAGGATTATGTAGAATCATTTGGCATTCCATATCATCATATTCCGGTTACAGCAGATACCAAAAAAGAAGCGGAACAGCGTCAACTCGACGTCATCGGCAACGATGTGGATGTGATCATTCTGGCTCGTTACATGCAGATCATCTCTCCAATGTTCATTGAGCACTATCGCAATCGAATCATTAATATCCATCATTCATTCCTGCCAGCCTTTGTGGGTGGTAAACCGTATGCACAAGCGTATAACCGTGGTGTCAAAATCATTGGTGCGACAGCGCACTATGTTACGGAAGAACTGGATGGCGGACCAATTATCGAACAGGACGTGCAGCGTGTAAGCCACGGGGACGATGTAACCGAGCTGAAGCGTATCGGACGTACCATTGAGCGTGTTGTGCTTGCACGTGCCGTGAAATGGCATGTCGAAGACCGGGTTCTCGTTTATGAAAATAAGACGGTCGTATTTTAA
- the tkt gene encoding transketolase, whose translation MTDKNEAIQKDENTTIDNLSITTVRTLAIDAIEKANSGHPGMPMGSAPMGYQLFAKTMTHNPDHPTWVNRDRFVLSAGHGSMLLYSLLHLSGYDLPMEELKQFRQWGSKTPGHPEFGHTAGVDATTGPLGQGIAMAVGMAMAEAQLGATYNKDKFNVVDHYTYAICGDGDLMEGVSHESASLAGRLHLGKLIMLFDSNDITLDGKLDLSSSESIAKRFEAYGWQVLRVEDGNDLPAIEKAIQEGQADTLRPTLIEVKTVIGYGSPNKQGKGGHGGTHGSPLGADEAKLTKEYYKWVYEENFHVPAEVRDHFAQVKDRGISANKAWDEKFAEYKKAFPELAAQFETAINGDLPEGWDRDLPKYAATDKALSTRVASGNALNGLAHNVPQLTGGSADLESSTMTHLNNLENFTPEDYSGRNIYFGIREFGMAGAMNGMALHSGVKVFGGTFFVFTDYLRPAVRLAALMGLPVTYVLTHDSIAVGEDGPTHEPIEQLASLRIIPNLTVIRPADGNETSAAWAYALENKSNPVALVLTRQNLPILEGTVEGSRENVKRGAYVVSDAKDGKAVAQIIATGSEVQLAVKAQAALAEQGIQVRVISMPSWDLFEKQDKAYKESVLLPDVKARLAIEMAYPMGWEKYVGDQGDILGISTFGASAPGDRVIQEYGFTVDNVVSRVKALL comes from the coding sequence ATGACTGACAAGAACGAAGCGATTCAAAAGGACGAGAACACTACAATCGACAACCTGTCGATTACGACCGTACGTACTTTGGCGATTGATGCAATTGAGAAGGCAAATTCCGGACATCCCGGTATGCCTATGGGCTCCGCTCCAATGGGGTACCAACTTTTTGCAAAAACGATGACTCATAACCCGGACCACCCAACTTGGGTTAACCGGGACCGTTTTGTCCTGTCTGCAGGACACGGCTCCATGTTGCTGTACAGCTTGCTGCACCTGAGCGGATATGATCTTCCAATGGAAGAACTGAAACAGTTCCGTCAATGGGGAAGCAAAACTCCGGGTCACCCGGAATTCGGACATACTGCAGGTGTTGATGCAACTACCGGCCCACTGGGTCAAGGTATTGCAATGGCTGTAGGTATGGCGATGGCTGAAGCTCAACTGGGCGCAACTTACAATAAAGACAAGTTCAACGTAGTTGACCACTACACTTACGCAATCTGTGGTGATGGTGACTTGATGGAAGGCGTATCTCATGAATCAGCTTCCCTGGCTGGACGTTTGCACCTGGGCAAACTGATCATGTTGTTCGACTCCAATGACATCACGCTCGATGGTAAATTGGATCTGTCTTCTTCCGAAAGCATCGCGAAGCGTTTTGAAGCTTATGGCTGGCAAGTGCTGCGCGTTGAAGATGGTAACGATCTGCCTGCAATTGAAAAAGCAATTCAGGAAGGTCAAGCAGATACGCTGCGTCCTACACTGATCGAAGTTAAAACGGTTATCGGTTATGGTAGCCCGAACAAACAAGGTAAAGGCGGCCACGGCGGTACTCACGGATCTCCACTGGGTGCAGACGAAGCCAAATTGACTAAAGAGTATTACAAATGGGTTTATGAAGAAAACTTCCACGTACCAGCTGAAGTTCGCGATCACTTTGCACAAGTGAAAGATCGTGGTATCTCTGCTAACAAAGCTTGGGACGAGAAATTTGCCGAGTACAAAAAAGCATTCCCTGAGCTGGCAGCTCAATTCGAAACAGCGATTAACGGCGACCTTCCAGAAGGATGGGACCGTGATCTTCCTAAATATGCAGCAACAGACAAAGCCCTTTCCACTCGTGTAGCATCCGGTAACGCTCTGAACGGTCTGGCGCACAACGTGCCACAACTGACAGGTGGATCTGCTGACTTGGAAAGCTCCACAATGACTCACTTGAACAACCTGGAGAACTTCACACCTGAAGATTACTCCGGCCGTAACATCTACTTTGGTATCCGTGAATTCGGTATGGCTGGAGCAATGAACGGTATGGCACTGCACAGTGGTGTGAAAGTATTCGGAGGTACGTTCTTCGTATTTACCGATTACCTTCGTCCGGCTGTTCGTTTGGCTGCCCTGATGGGATTGCCTGTAACGTATGTTCTGACTCACGACAGTATCGCTGTTGGTGAAGACGGTCCTACGCACGAACCGATCGAGCAATTGGCATCCCTGCGTATCATTCCTAACCTGACGGTTATTCGTCCGGCTGATGGTAATGAAACTTCGGCTGCTTGGGCTTACGCGCTTGAGAACAAGAGCAACCCGGTTGCACTCGTACTCACTCGTCAAAACCTGCCGATCCTGGAAGGTACGGTTGAAGGTTCACGTGAGAACGTGAAACGTGGTGCTTATGTTGTCTCTGATGCAAAAGATGGCAAAGCGGTAGCACAAATCATCGCAACAGGTTCTGAAGTGCAATTGGCTGTTAAAGCTCAAGCAGCACTTGCAGAACAAGGCATCCAAGTTCGCGTAATCAGCATGCCAAGTTGGGATCTGTTCGAGAAACAAGACAAAGCTTATAAAGAGTCCGTTCTTCTTCCGGATGTTAAAGCTCGTCTCGCAATTGAAATGGCTTATCCAATGGGCTGGGAGAAATATGTTGGCGATCAAGGTGACATTCTCGGAATCAGCACATTTGGTGCTTCCGCGCCTGGCGACCGTGTTATCCAAGAATATGGCTTTACAGTGGATAACGTGGTTAGCCGCGTAAAAGCATTGCTGTAA
- a CDS encoding pyrimidine/purine nucleoside phosphorylase, translating into MSQFDQVSVVKEANIYYDGQVTSRTVILGDGSKVTLGIMLPGSYEFGTDSREIMEILSGDLKVLLPGEEEWQEIQGQATFHVPAESKFKLEIRSVTDYVCSYPAE; encoded by the coding sequence ATGTCACAATTCGATCAAGTCAGTGTAGTGAAAGAGGCCAACATTTATTATGATGGTCAGGTAACCAGCAGAACAGTTATTTTGGGGGATGGCAGCAAAGTGACTCTGGGCATCATGCTTCCAGGCAGTTATGAATTCGGTACGGATTCCCGTGAAATTATGGAGATTCTGTCCGGAGATCTGAAAGTATTGCTTCCCGGAGAAGAAGAGTGGCAAGAGATTCAAGGCCAAGCTACGTTCCACGTGCCTGCCGAATCCAAATTTAAACTGGAGATACGCAGCGTTACTGACTACGTCTGCTCGTACCCGGCGGAATAA
- a CDS encoding glucose-6-phosphate isomerase: MAKKVTFDYSTALQFVNQHEVDYFAEPIRLAHEQLHNGTGTGSDYLGWIDLPTAYDKEEFARIQKAAAKIQSDSEVLIVIGIGGSYLGARAAIEMLTHSFYNNLPKDKRKTPEIYFAGNNISSTYVTHLLDLVEGKDFSVNVISKSGTTTEPAIAFRIFRAALEEKYGKEEARKRIYATTDKARGALKELANAEGYESFIIPDDVGGRYSVLTAVGLLPIAAAGINIEEMMQGAADASKEYSNPNVAENEAYQYAAVRNALYRKGKGTEILVNYEPSLHFVSEWWKQLFGESEGKDYKGIYPASVDFSTDLHSMGQFIQEGSRNIFETVIQVTEVAEHISIKSDPDDLDGLNFLEGKTMDFVNKKAFQGTLLAHTDGQVPNLIVNIPDMTPYSFGYLVYFFEKACGISGYLLGVNPFDQPGVEAYKKNMFALLGKPGFEEEKAALEARLSE; the protein is encoded by the coding sequence ATGGCAAAAAAAGTGACATTTGACTATAGCACGGCATTGCAATTTGTAAATCAGCACGAAGTGGATTATTTCGCAGAACCGATTCGTCTGGCTCACGAGCAGCTTCACAACGGAACAGGAACAGGCTCCGATTATCTGGGCTGGATTGACCTGCCAACGGCTTATGACAAAGAAGAGTTTGCTCGCATTCAAAAAGCGGCTGCCAAGATCCAAAGCGACTCCGAAGTACTGATTGTTATCGGTATCGGTGGATCATATCTGGGTGCACGTGCAGCGATTGAAATGTTGACACACTCGTTCTATAACAATCTGCCAAAAGACAAACGCAAAACACCTGAAATCTATTTTGCAGGAAACAATATCAGTTCCACATATGTAACTCATTTGCTGGATCTGGTTGAAGGCAAAGATTTCTCCGTTAACGTTATCTCCAAATCCGGTACAACAACAGAGCCGGCGATTGCTTTCCGTATCTTCCGTGCAGCATTGGAAGAGAAATATGGTAAGGAAGAAGCTCGCAAACGCATCTATGCTACAACAGACAAAGCGCGTGGTGCACTGAAAGAACTGGCAAATGCAGAAGGATACGAATCTTTCATTATTCCTGATGATGTAGGTGGACGTTACTCCGTTCTGACAGCTGTAGGTTTGCTGCCAATCGCAGCAGCTGGTATCAACATCGAAGAAATGATGCAAGGTGCGGCTGATGCATCCAAGGAATACAGCAACCCAAACGTAGCTGAGAATGAAGCATATCAATATGCAGCTGTTCGTAACGCATTGTATCGCAAAGGCAAAGGCACTGAGATTCTTGTAAACTATGAGCCATCCCTGCACTTCGTGTCCGAGTGGTGGAAACAACTGTTCGGAGAGAGTGAAGGTAAAGATTACAAAGGAATCTATCCAGCATCCGTTGATTTCTCTACAGACTTGCACTCCATGGGTCAATTCATTCAGGAAGGTAGCCGGAATATCTTCGAAACGGTTATCCAGGTTACTGAAGTTGCTGAGCATATCTCAATCAAATCCGATCCGGACGATCTGGATGGTTTGAACTTCCTTGAAGGAAAAACGATGGACTTTGTTAACAAAAAAGCGTTCCAAGGAACACTGCTTGCACATACGGATGGTCAAGTACCAAACCTGATTGTGAACATTCCAGATATGACTCCATATTCTTTCGGATATCTGGTATACTTCTTTGAAAAAGCATGCGGTATCAGTGGCTACCTGCTGGGCGTCAATCCATTTGACCAACCAGGCGTGGAAGCTTACAAGAAAAATATGTTCGCACTGCTGGGCAAACCAGGCTTTGAAGAAGAGAAAGCAGCGCTCGAAGCGAGACTTTCCGAATAA